A window from Triticum aestivum cultivar Chinese Spring chromosome 6D, IWGSC CS RefSeq v2.1, whole genome shotgun sequence encodes these proteins:
- the LOC123146384 gene encoding BTB/POZ and MATH domain-containing protein 2, with the protein MDFSQHLCNHALGFTEHENLNRIPKRWAITHKQAWSGENKDFDHVVVTMHLGFVKRENALGTGDPQNSELVICRVLARWLNLHELEKGRGKNTKNMEDLPKQQGRVGRALQLVGWVLLRDGLVIKGYSGSKKELATGESRRTDPFMVGGHNWYIEYYPNGLYGESNAEPHPCWGCHDLLTRDALERSDSLKHDCFTIRCHVLVCTPDEVLLPHIHQHFSHLLQNMVGADVTFEVGGETFTAHRCVLAARSQVFMAQLFGPMSEGTATSDNVIHIKDMEAKVFRALLHFIYTDSFPVMDKDSVSMEEDEMPRIVEQGQAEDKMPEAVEQTQEEAVEQQMRLRWLQDLFVAADRYHLQRLKFICEKQLSEHMCVSSVASTLLLSKQHHCDGLKQACLKFIQVLSPLRLQTLMATTGWGHVATTYPSVLFELIAMLAANQRR; encoded by the exons ATGGATTTTTCACAACATCTCTGTAATCATGCATTGGGGTTCACAGAACATGAAAACCTTAACAGGATCCCAAAACGTTGGGCTATAACTCATAAACAAGCGTGGAGCGGTGAAAACAAGGATTTTGACCATGTTGTTGTAACAATGCACCTAGGATTTGTGAAACGTGAAAATGCTCTTGGGACTGGGGACCCCCAAAATAGTGAGCTAGTGATATGCCGAGTTTTGGCTAGGTGGCTCAATCTTCACGAGTTGGAGAAGGGAAGAGGCAAAAATACAAAAAACATGGAG GATTTGCCCAAACAGCAGGGCCGTGTGGGACGGGCTTTGCAGCTCGTGGGCT GGGTGCTCTTGCGAGACGGCCTCGTGATCAAGGGCTACTCGGGTAGCAAAAAGGAGCTGGCCACCGGCGAGAGCAGGAGGACTGACCCTTTCATGGTAGGAGGCCATAATTGGTACATCGAGTACTACCCCAACGGCCTCTACGGAGAG TCAAACGCTGAGCCTCATCCTTGCTGGGGCTGCCACGACTTGCTGACAAGAGATGCCCTTGAACGATCCGACAGTCTCAAGCATGATTGTTTCACCATCCGCTGTCATGTCCTTGTTTGCACCCCGGATGAGGTGCTCCTGCCTCACATACACCAGCATTTCAGCCACCTCCTTCAAAATATGGTGGGTGCTGATGTCACCTTTGAGGTTGGCGGCGAGACGTTTACCGCTCACCGGTGTGTGCTCGCTGCCAGGTCTCAGGTGTTCATGGCGCAGCTATTTGGCCCCATGAGTGAGGGCACCGCCACGTCCGACAACGTCATACACATCAAAGACATGGAAGCAAAAGTGTTTAGGGCGTTGCTTCACTTCATCTACACAGACTCGTTCCCTGTGATGGACAAGGACAGTGTCAGCATGGAGGAGGATGAAATGCCACGAATAGTGGAACAAGGACAAGCAGAGGATAAAATGCCAGAAGCTGTGGAACAAACGCAAGAAGAGGCAGTAGAGCAACAAATGCGGCTGCGGTGGCTGCAAGACTTGTTTGTAGCGGCAGACAGATACCATCTGCAGCGCCTCAAGTTCATCTGTGAGAAGCAGTTGTCCGAGCACATGTGTGTGAGCTCGGTGGCGTCCACTCTCCTTCTATCCAAGCAGCACCACTGCGACGGACTGAAGCAGGCGTGCCTGAAGTTTATCCAAGTTCTATCTCCCTTGCGTTTGCAGACACTGATGGCGACTACTGGCTGGGGGCATGTAGCCACGACCTACCCCTCTGTTTTGTTCGAGCTCATTGCCATGCTTGCTGCAAACCAGCGGAGATAA